One part of the Fusobacterium sp. JB019 genome encodes these proteins:
- a CDS encoding pseudouridine synthase, whose protein sequence is MKEIKDTKRLEKYLVECGIGTRREIKDYVHNGKIKVNNELILDERIHIKEEIDIVTFNDEKLNKKKLKYYMLNKVSGYITAMKDSNGKKTVKDLLPKNLDTKGLFPIGRLDKDTEGLLIFTNDGDLTRLVLSPESDCEKIYYVELDREIRQEDIKKLENNIRIDDHICKSAKVEKITSKSINLTITEGRFHQVKKMIKAIDNKVNYLKRIKMSKLTLENLKLGEIKEINREDII, encoded by the coding sequence TTGAAAGAAATAAAAGATACTAAAAGATTAGAAAAATATTTAGTGGAGTGCGGCATAGGAACAAGAAGAGAAATTAAAGATTATGTGCATAATGGAAAGATAAAAGTAAATAATGAATTAATCTTAGATGAAAGAATACATATAAAAGAAGAAATTGATATAGTTACTTTTAATGATGAAAAATTAAATAAAAAAAAGTTAAAATATTATATGTTAAATAAAGTTTCTGGATATATTACGGCCATGAAAGACAGTAATGGTAAAAAAACAGTGAAAGATTTATTGCCTAAAAACTTAGATACTAAAGGATTATTTCCTATAGGACGTCTTGATAAAGATACTGAAGGGTTATTAATATTTACCAATGATGGAGATTTAACAAGATTAGTATTATCTCCAGAAAGTGACTGTGAAAAAATATATTATGTGGAGTTAGATAGAGAAATTAGGCAAGAAGATATAAAAAAACTAGAAAATAATATAAGAATTGATGATCATATTTGTAAATCTGCCAAAGTAGAAAAAATAACTTCAAAATCTATAAACCTAACTATTACAGAGGGTAGATTTCATCAAGTTAAAAAAATGATTAAAGCTATTGATAATAAAGTTAATTATTTAAAAAGAATAAAAATGAGTAAATTAACTTTAGAAAATTTAAAATTAGGAGAAATAAAAGAAATAAATCGAGAAGATATAATATAA
- the smpB gene encoding SsrA-binding protein SmpB, translated as MILANNKKAFFDYFIEDRLEVGIELIGSEVKSIKAGKLSIKESFVRIINGEMFIMGMSVVPWEFGSIYNPEERRVRKLLLHKKEIRKFNEKVTQKGYTIVALNVHLSKGLVKLDIALARGKKNYDKRESLAKKDQKRALERAIKERY; from the coding sequence ATGATATTAGCAAATAATAAGAAGGCTTTTTTTGATTATTTCATAGAAGATAGATTAGAAGTGGGCATAGAGCTTATTGGAAGCGAAGTGAAATCTATAAAGGCTGGAAAATTAAGTATAAAAGAATCTTTTGTTAGAATTATAAACGGAGAAATGTTTATTATGGGAATGTCTGTTGTTCCTTGGGAATTTGGAAGTATTTATAATCCTGAAGAAAGAAGGGTAAGAAAATTATTGCTTCATAAAAAAGAAATAAGAAAATTTAATGAAAAAGTAACTCAAAAGGGTTATACTATAGTTGCTTTGAATGTTCATTTATCTAAAGGATTGGTCAAGCTAGATATAGCTCTTGCAAGGGGTAAGAAAAATTATGATAAGAGAGAAAGTTTAGCTAAAAAAGATCAAAAAAGAGCATTGGAAAGAGCAATAAAGGAAAGGTATTAA
- the rnr gene encoding ribonuclease R has translation MDVAVALKKIREYLENNKKSVGIDEIYKILNWSSKMKKKNRDILDSWVELGELTRNKRGKYNIPENIGMIKGELSIVKNRFGFVDTKTEGIFIPGSKFNGALDGDTVLVMIAESKREKGKKEGEIYKVLKRANDTVIGILTKQKTFGFVTPTHSFGKDIYIPKRFLKKAKDGQLVLVKVDFFGDAKRKPEGKIIEELGDPLDSNAMIEGLLKREGLEEKFPREVLNEARKVADKISKKDLEGRVDIRDLSLITIDGSDAKDLDDAVYVEKYDNGDYRLIVSIADVSYYVKENSAMDKEAFKRGNSVYLVDRVLPMLPRELSNGICSLNPNEDKLVFTCDMRIDSSGKVKDVKTYKAVMDSSYRMTYSGVNKIFAGEIEETEKYKDIKDMLFNMLELSRIIRGTKHKRGSIDFDLPEIKVVLDNKGKVDYLERKDRGEAERVIEDFMITANESVAEKLFWLEVPSIYRIHEKPDSERIENLNEVLGKFGYKIWLNSEGIHPKKFQSIIEDSQEKGISMIVHKMILRSLKQARYTEDNIGHFGLASSYYTHFTSPIRRYADLMIHRILEKSLEGYPSKKYIDKMEGELPNICTSISKSERSAMKAEEESTKIKIVEFMLDKIGDVFKGTIVGFSNRKVFIETEELVECLWDVTNSSHYYEFNEKDYHMLDRDNGNMYNLGDKIEVIVARVDMVNLEIEVSPYVEGGKYDISK, from the coding sequence ATGGACGTAGCAGTGGCTTTGAAGAAAATAAGAGAATATTTAGAAAATAATAAGAAATCAGTTGGAATTGATGAAATTTATAAAATTCTAAATTGGTCTTCTAAAATGAAAAAAAAGAATAGAGATATCCTAGATTCTTGGGTAGAATTAGGAGAATTAACAAGAAATAAAAGAGGTAAATATAACATTCCTGAAAATATAGGAATGATAAAAGGAGAATTATCTATTGTAAAAAATAGATTTGGGTTTGTAGATACAAAGACAGAAGGGATATTTATTCCAGGATCAAAATTTAATGGAGCATTAGATGGTGATACTGTTCTTGTGATGATAGCTGAATCTAAAAGAGAAAAAGGTAAAAAAGAGGGAGAGATATATAAAGTTTTAAAAAGAGCTAATGATACAGTTATTGGGATTTTAACTAAACAGAAAACTTTTGGTTTTGTTACTCCAACTCATTCTTTTGGAAAGGATATTTATATTCCAAAAAGATTTTTAAAAAAAGCAAAGGATGGGCAATTAGTACTTGTTAAGGTGGATTTCTTTGGAGATGCTAAAAGAAAACCAGAAGGAAAAATAATTGAAGAATTAGGAGATCCTTTAGACAGCAACGCAATGATTGAAGGACTTTTAAAAAGAGAAGGATTAGAAGAGAAATTTCCAAGAGAAGTTTTAAACGAGGCTAGAAAAGTAGCTGACAAGATTTCAAAAAAAGATTTAGAGGGTAGAGTTGATATTAGAGATTTATCTTTAATTACAATAGATGGGTCAGATGCTAAGGATTTAGATGATGCAGTTTATGTTGAAAAATATGATAATGGTGATTATAGATTGATTGTTAGTATAGCAGATGTAAGCTATTATGTAAAAGAAAATTCTGCTATGGATAAGGAAGCTTTTAAAAGAGGAAATTCAGTATATTTAGTGGATAGAGTTTTACCTATGCTGCCTAGGGAACTTTCAAATGGAATATGTTCTTTAAATCCTAATGAAGATAAATTAGTTTTTACATGTGATATGAGAATAGATTCTAGTGGAAAAGTTAAGGATGTTAAAACATATAAAGCAGTGATGGATTCTTCTTATAGAATGACTTATTCAGGTGTTAATAAAATATTTGCAGGGGAAATAGAAGAAACAGAAAAGTATAAAGATATAAAGGATATGCTTTTTAATATGTTGGAATTATCTAGAATAATCAGAGGGACAAAGCATAAGAGAGGAAGTATCGATTTTGATTTACCAGAAATCAAGGTTGTGTTAGATAATAAAGGAAAAGTTGATTATTTAGAAAGAAAAGATAGAGGAGAAGCTGAAAGAGTTATAGAAGATTTTATGATTACAGCTAATGAATCTGTTGCTGAAAAATTATTTTGGCTAGAAGTACCTAGTATTTATAGAATTCATGAAAAACCTGATTCAGAAAGAATTGAAAATTTAAATGAAGTTTTAGGAAAATTTGGTTATAAAATTTGGCTAAATTCAGAAGGGATACATCCTAAAAAATTTCAGTCTATTATAGAAGATTCTCAAGAAAAAGGAATAAGTATGATTGTTCATAAGATGATTTTAAGATCTTTAAAACAAGCTAGATATACAGAGGATAATATAGGGCATTTTGGATTAGCCTCAAGTTATTACACTCATTTTACATCTCCAATAAGAAGATATGCGGACTTAATGATTCATAGAATATTAGAAAAAAGTTTAGAGGGTTATCCAAGTAAAAAATATATAGATAAGATGGAGGGTGAACTTCCTAATATTTGTACATCTATTTCTAAATCAGAGAGAAGTGCCATGAAAGCTGAAGAAGAAAGCACAAAAATCAAAATTGTAGAATTTATGCTTGATAAAATAGGGGATGTTTTTAAAGGTACTATAGTAGGATTTAGCAATAGAAAAGTATTTATAGAAACGGAAGAATTAGTAGAATGTTTGTGGGATGTAACAAATTCATCTCATTATTATGAATTTAATGAAAAAGATTATCATATGTTAGATAGGGATAATGGAAATATGTATAATTTAGGAGATAAAATAGAGGTAATAGTAGCAAGAGTAGATATGGTAAATTTAGAAATAGAGGTATCTCCATATGTCGAAGGAGGAAAGTATGATATTAGCAAATAA
- the yqeK gene encoding bis(5'-nucleosyl)-tetraphosphatase (symmetrical) YqeK, which translates to MEIEDIRKRVKKKLSDRRYRHTLGVEKMAVILAHKNNYDEKKVRIAALLHDYMKEEKIENLQNICKGIKEVEGYEELTEILHGFAAGEIIGEEFNIEDKEIKEAIKYHTIGREKMSLLDKIIYISDAIEEGRDYPGVDKIREEAMENIDKGIIEEVKRKIEFLKGKDGKIHQNTLKMLRFLEKGR; encoded by the coding sequence ATGGAGATAGAGGACATCAGAAAAAGAGTAAAAAAGAAACTATCTGATAGAAGATACAGACACACTTTAGGTGTTGAAAAAATGGCAGTAATTTTGGCTCATAAAAATAATTATGATGAAAAAAAAGTTAGGATAGCAGCTCTTTTACATGATTATATGAAAGAAGAAAAAATAGAAAACTTGCAAAATATTTGTAAAGGAATAAAAGAAGTTGAAGGATATGAAGAATTAACAGAGATATTACATGGGTTTGCAGCAGGAGAAATTATAGGAGAAGAATTTAATATAGAAGACAAAGAAATAAAAGAAGCTATTAAATATCATACTATAGGAAGAGAAAAAATGTCGTTACTTGATAAAATAATTTATATTTCAGACGCTATAGAAGAGGGGAGAGATTACCCTGGAGTAGATAAAATTAGAGAAGAAGCAATGGAAAATATAGATAAAGGAATAATAGAGGAAGTTAAGAGAAAAATAGAGTTTTTGAAGGGAAAAGATGGCAAGATTCATCAAAACACCTTAAAGATGTTAAGGTTTTTAGAAAAAGGGAGATAA